One Streptomyces sp. NBC_01217 genomic region harbors:
- a CDS encoding FdhF/YdeP family oxidoreductase: MATKPPTGDPVQDAPRVEPAQHAAAGLPAVAHSLLIARQQMGVRRTAQTLLRVNQKDGFDCPGCAWPEGEERHTAEFCENGAKAVAEEATLRRVTPDFFAAHPVADLASRSGYWLGQQGRITQPMYLPEGAERYEAVTWERAFGIIAEELGALSSPDEALFYTSGRTSNEAAFLLQLFAREFGTNNLPDCSNMCHESSGSALTETIGIGKGSVSLEDLHRADLIIVAGQNPGTNHPRMLSALEKAKSAGAKIISVNPLPEAGLERFKNPQTPLGMIRGAALGDLFLQIRIGGDQALFRLLNKMILETEGAVDETFVREHTHGYEEFAAAAREADWEQTLTATGLDRGAIEEALAMVLASKRTIVCWAMGLTQHKHSVPTIREVVNFLLLRGNIGRPGAGVCPVRGHSNVQGDRTMGIFERPAPAFLDALDKEFSITSPRHHGYDVVRSIQALRDGDAKVFFAMGGNFVAATPDTEVTEAAMRRARLTVHVSTKLNRSHAVTGTRALILPTLGRTDKDVQAGGKQFVTVEDSMSMVHASRGNLTPASPHLLSEPAIIARLARAVLGPGSATPWEDFEKDYATIRDRISRVVPGFEDFNARVARPGGFTLPHAPRDERRFPTATGRANFTAAPVEYPELPEGRLLLQTLRSHDQYNTTIYGLDDRYRGIKGGRRVVLVNPDDARTLGLADGAYTDLVSEWKDGVERRAPGFRVVHYPTARGCAAAYYPETNVLVPLGSTADTSNTPASKSVVVRFENIQGRNVRGQSIQR, encoded by the coding sequence ATGGCCACGAAGCCGCCCACAGGTGACCCGGTCCAGGACGCACCGCGGGTCGAGCCTGCGCAGCACGCCGCCGCCGGACTGCCGGCCGTCGCGCACAGCCTGCTCATCGCCCGCCAGCAGATGGGCGTGCGGCGCACCGCGCAGACTCTGCTCAGGGTCAACCAGAAGGACGGATTCGACTGCCCCGGCTGCGCCTGGCCCGAGGGCGAGGAGCGGCACACGGCGGAGTTCTGCGAGAACGGCGCCAAGGCCGTCGCCGAGGAGGCGACGCTGCGCCGTGTCACCCCCGATTTCTTCGCCGCGCACCCGGTCGCCGACCTCGCCTCGCGCAGCGGGTACTGGCTGGGCCAGCAGGGGCGGATCACCCAGCCGATGTACCTCCCCGAGGGCGCCGAGCGGTACGAGGCGGTGACCTGGGAGCGGGCCTTCGGCATCATCGCCGAGGAGCTCGGCGCGCTCTCCTCCCCCGACGAGGCCCTCTTCTACACCTCGGGGCGCACCAGCAACGAGGCGGCGTTCCTGCTCCAGCTGTTCGCCCGCGAGTTCGGCACGAACAACCTCCCCGACTGCTCCAACATGTGCCACGAGTCCTCCGGCTCGGCGCTGACGGAGACCATCGGCATCGGCAAGGGCAGCGTCTCGCTGGAGGACCTCCACCGGGCGGACCTGATCATCGTCGCCGGTCAGAACCCCGGCACGAACCATCCCCGGATGCTCTCCGCCCTGGAGAAGGCCAAGTCCGCGGGCGCGAAGATCATTTCGGTGAATCCGCTGCCCGAGGCCGGTCTGGAGCGGTTCAAGAACCCGCAGACCCCGCTCGGCATGATCAGGGGCGCCGCGCTGGGCGACCTCTTCCTGCAGATCCGTATCGGCGGCGACCAGGCCCTCTTCCGGCTGCTCAACAAGATGATCCTTGAGACCGAGGGCGCCGTCGACGAGACCTTCGTACGGGAGCACACCCATGGTTACGAGGAGTTCGCGGCCGCGGCCCGCGAAGCCGACTGGGAGCAGACCCTCACCGCGACCGGCCTCGACCGCGGCGCCATCGAAGAGGCCCTCGCGATGGTCCTCGCCTCGAAGCGCACCATCGTGTGCTGGGCGATGGGCCTCACCCAGCACAAGCACTCCGTGCCGACCATCCGCGAAGTCGTCAACTTCCTTCTGCTGCGCGGCAACATCGGCCGCCCCGGCGCCGGGGTCTGTCCCGTCCGCGGCCACTCCAACGTCCAGGGCGACCGCACCATGGGCATCTTCGAGCGGCCCGCGCCCGCGTTCCTCGACGCGCTCGACAAGGAATTCTCGATCACCTCACCGCGCCACCACGGCTACGACGTGGTCCGCTCCATCCAGGCGCTGCGCGACGGCGACGCCAAGGTCTTCTTCGCCATGGGCGGCAACTTCGTCGCGGCCACCCCCGACACGGAGGTCACCGAGGCCGCGATGCGCCGCGCCCGCCTCACCGTCCACGTCTCCACCAAGCTCAACCGCTCGCACGCCGTGACCGGCACCCGCGCGCTGATCCTGCCGACGCTGGGCCGTACCGACAAGGACGTCCAGGCGGGCGGCAAGCAGTTCGTCACCGTCGAGGACTCCATGAGCATGGTCCACGCCTCGCGCGGCAACCTCACCCCGGCAAGCCCCCATCTGCTCTCCGAGCCGGCCATCATCGCCCGCCTCGCCCGCGCCGTCCTCGGCCCCGGATCGGCCACCCCCTGGGAGGATTTCGAGAAGGACTACGCGACGATCCGCGACCGGATCTCGCGCGTCGTCCCCGGCTTCGAGGACTTCAACGCCCGCGTCGCACGCCCCGGCGGCTTCACCCTCCCGCACGCCCCGCGCGACGAGCGCCGCTTCCCCACCGCGACCGGCCGGGCCAACTTCACCGCCGCGCCCGTCGAGTATCCCGAACTCCCCGAAGGCAGGCTGCTGTTGCAGACCCTGCGCTCGCACGACCAGTACAACACCACGATCTACGGCCTCGACGACCGCTACCGGGGCATCAAGGGCGGCCGCCGCGTCGTCCTGGTCAACCCCGACGACGCCCGCACCCTCGGCCTGGCCGACGGCGCGTACACCGACCTCGTCAGCGAATGGAAGGACGGCGTGGAGCGCCGCGCCCCCGGCTTCCGCGTCGTGCACTATCCGACGGCCCGGGGCTGCGCCGCCGCCTATTACCCGGAGACCAATGTGCTGGTCCCCCTCGGCTCCACCGCAGACACCAGCAACACCCCCGCCAGCAAGTCCGTCGTCGTCCGCTTCGAGAACATCCAGGGACGGAACGTCCGGGGACAGAGCATTCAGCGATGA
- a CDS encoding PaaI family thioesterase translates to MGEHTAPKFPQEIIDEYAALGVDLPALFSAGHLGERMGVTIVEASADRVVGTMPVEGNTQPYGLLHGGASAVLAETLGSVGTMLHGGATKLAVGVDLNCTHHRGVRNGLVTGVATPVHRGRSTATYEIVITDEQDKRVCTARLTCLLRDAPQTGAA, encoded by the coding sequence ATGGGCGAGCACACCGCACCCAAGTTCCCCCAGGAGATCATCGACGAGTACGCCGCACTCGGCGTCGATCTGCCCGCACTCTTCTCCGCCGGCCACCTCGGCGAGCGCATGGGCGTCACGATCGTCGAAGCCTCCGCGGACCGCGTCGTCGGCACCATGCCCGTCGAGGGCAACACCCAGCCCTACGGACTGCTCCACGGCGGCGCCTCCGCCGTCCTCGCCGAGACCCTCGGCTCGGTCGGCACCATGCTCCACGGCGGCGCCACCAAGCTCGCCGTCGGTGTCGACCTGAACTGCACCCATCACCGAGGGGTACGTAACGGACTCGTCACGGGCGTCGCCACCCCCGTACACCGCGGCCGTTCCACCGCCACGTACGAGATCGTCATCACCGACGAACAGGACAAGCGGGTCTGCACCGCCCGCCTCACCTGCCTGCTCCGCGACGCCCCGCAGACCGGCGCCGCCTGA